A section of the Ignavibacteriales bacterium genome encodes:
- a CDS encoding winged helix-turn-helix transcriptional regulator: MKTIFVKTPRFEVPLAMQNLFYDKPVIHPNWKDFASKKLGTEFFQIANGTYNSPVLWGIISDGIGEIDIDSSFEECITRFREMPVRGFQYNILEGILHNGETADLLITEKITLKESLSVVKRNKLEWLAYIGLYPYDNRASIVKALNHLIHQPEQFMDTIAKLFTIFWERVFSETWKRMESALDNSIDSHKRLFSSLSFEEFAKEVNLKIKVDEKKRTLEGMRGGYKLGFDSITDCYFIPSVFNDKKFWTNFKTKNNKCKIYIPYFDHRISLDNTGTDLLELEPDVALILKALGDTTRYAIMGLISEKRQSSKEIASSLSINKSTVSHHINILREAGLIDEKPDGSFTMLSINTETINNITPLLKKKLKIN; the protein is encoded by the coding sequence ATGAAAACTATATTTGTAAAAACACCGCGGTTTGAGGTTCCGCTGGCAATGCAGAACCTATTTTATGATAAACCAGTTATTCACCCGAACTGGAAAGACTTCGCAAGCAAAAAGCTTGGTACGGAATTTTTCCAGATTGCAAACGGGACTTATAATTCGCCTGTACTTTGGGGAATAATCTCCGACGGAATCGGTGAAATTGATATTGACTCAAGCTTTGAAGAATGTATCACAAGATTTAGAGAAATGCCGGTGAGAGGTTTTCAGTATAATATACTCGAAGGCATACTTCATAACGGAGAAACAGCAGATCTTCTCATTACTGAAAAAATAACTCTCAAAGAAAGTCTTTCCGTTGTAAAGAGAAACAAACTCGAATGGCTTGCATATATTGGTCTTTATCCATATGACAACAGAGCGAGCATTGTCAAAGCCTTAAACCATTTAATCCATCAGCCGGAACAGTTCATGGATACTATAGCCAAACTTTTTACGATATTCTGGGAAAGGGTTTTTAGTGAAACATGGAAAAGAATGGAAAGCGCCCTCGATAATTCCATAGATTCGCACAAGAGATTATTTTCATCGCTTAGTTTCGAAGAATTTGCAAAAGAAGTTAATTTAAAAATTAAGGTCGATGAGAAGAAAAGGACACTTGAAGGAATGCGGGGAGGATATAAACTAGGCTTTGACAGTATTACCGACTGTTACTTTATTCCATCCGTTTTTAACGACAAAAAATTCTGGACGAATTTCAAGACAAAGAACAATAAGTGCAAAATATATATCCCTTATTTTGATCACCGTATATCGCTCGACAATACCGGTACCGACCTTTTAGAGCTAGAGCCAGACGTTGCCCTTATACTGAAAGCTTTAGGAGATACTACAAGGTATGCAATAATGGGTTTGATCTCAGAGAAACGGCAGAGCTCAAAAGAGATTGCCTCAAGTTTATCCATTAACAAATCAACGGTATCACATCACATTAACATTTTGCGCGAAGCCGGTCTTATCGATGAAAAACCGGACGGAAGTTTTACTATGCTATCGATAAATACAGAAACAATTAACAATATCACACCTCTTTTAAAAAAGAAATTAAAAATTAATTAA
- a CDS encoding class I SAM-dependent methyltransferase, whose product MNSGLEKTNHTSFMYYDSDYPSTIFPGYQENLDGILETQGLKYDLEKYAELAKKASGDVLELCCGTGRVALALLSTGFNVTAVDFCEEFLIQFKKKLGEMPELPGKTNIVLQDVTNLDLDNKDHGLTIMAFNSLLCITDFESQLLALKKASEHMVKGGILALDLMNPLNLNFKGDPQAVPFFTRRNPYNGNTYTRFAAVGPMSEKQVQKLYGWYDETDKTGNLKRNYYEMHWRPVFRYEIELMLEKTGFKLTNIYGGHRNEKFEPSSKKMFIEAIKI is encoded by the coding sequence ATGAACTCAGGACTTGAAAAAACCAATCACACGTCTTTTATGTATTATGACAGCGACTACCCGTCAACTATTTTTCCGGGGTATCAAGAAAATCTTGATGGGATACTCGAAACTCAGGGATTAAAATATGACCTGGAAAAATATGCAGAGCTGGCAAAAAAAGCCAGTGGGGACGTGCTCGAGTTATGCTGTGGAACAGGAAGGGTTGCATTAGCATTATTATCAACAGGATTTAATGTGACTGCGGTAGACTTTTGCGAGGAATTCCTAATTCAATTCAAGAAAAAACTCGGAGAAATGCCCGAGCTACCGGGTAAAACAAATATTGTTTTACAGGATGTAACTAACCTAGATCTGGATAATAAAGATCACGGTTTAACAATAATGGCATTTAATAGTCTTCTCTGCATCACGGATTTTGAAAGTCAGCTTCTTGCCCTTAAAAAAGCATCCGAACATATGGTAAAAGGTGGAATCCTTGCACTTGATCTAATGAACCCTCTGAATCTAAATTTTAAAGGGGATCCCCAGGCGGTTCCTTTTTTTACAAGAAGGAATCCATATAATGGAAATACCTATACAAGGTTTGCAGCAGTAGGACCAATGTCAGAAAAGCAGGTTCAAAAGTTATATGGATGGTATGACGAAACGGATAAGACCGGAAACTTAAAAAGAAACTATTATGAAATGCATTGGAGACCTGTTTTCAGATATGAAATCGAGCTTATGCTAGAAAAGACGGGATTTAAGCTCACGAATATCTATGGAGGGCACCGAAATGAAAAGTTCGAACCCTCAAGCAAAAAAATGTTTATCGAGGCAATAAAGATCTAG
- a CDS encoding OsmC family protein, giving the protein MTKEELRANQAPLKEKYKQDPASALVVHHSSGDISPDDVNCSVETFSGKIISGLHPAAGGDGSEACSGDMLLDALVACAGVTFKAVSLAMGIQYRKAEIRAEGDLDFRGTLAVTKDVPVGFKKIRMYFDIDCDEEKEKLDKLIELTERYCVVYQTLKNGVEVETVAV; this is encoded by the coding sequence ATGACAAAAGAAGAACTCCGCGCTAATCAGGCGCCCCTCAAGGAAAAATATAAGCAAGATCCTGCATCAGCCCTCGTAGTTCATCATTCTTCAGGAGATATTAGTCCTGACGATGTGAACTGTTCTGTTGAAACTTTTTCGGGTAAAATAATATCCGGGCTCCATCCCGCAGCCGGAGGTGACGGCAGTGAGGCATGTTCCGGTGACATGCTTCTCGATGCGCTCGTAGCGTGTGCAGGTGTAACCTTCAAAGCCGTATCGCTGGCTATGGGAATACAATACCGCAAAGCGGAGATACGGGCTGAGGGTGATCTTGATTTCAGAGGAACACTCGCTGTAACCAAAGATGTCCCCGTCGGTTTCAAAAAAATTAGAATGTATTTCGATATAGATTGCGATGAAGAAAAAGAAAAACTCGACAAACTTATAGAGCTCACTGAACGCTACTGCGTCGTCTACCAGACCTTAAAGAATGGGGTCGAAGTGGAGACGGTTGCGGTTTAA
- a CDS encoding cytochrome C, which translates to MKFFKIAGIVLGVLFLIIVGVYAYIMTQFPKVDPAPDLVINSTPEMIERGKYLATTMYSCIDCHSQRDPGKFMMPLIPGTEGMGGMDMGEGAGFVPARNITQDKETGIGNWTDGEIFRAITVGVDKNGDPLAPMMPYGLFRELDSTDLISIIAYIKTLKPIHNEVPAKNLNFPLNLIFRTIQGPAELKPKPDPNDKIAMGQFLATPCVFCHTPSDQGVMFQDSLVGGGVPFTLPNGGYVWTANITPDNETGIGSWTKEMFIKRFKDATDPNTHVAVKNEDFNTVMPWTFYGQMTEEDLGLIYDYLRTVKPIKRQIVKYTPPTKY; encoded by the coding sequence ATGAAATTTTTCAAGATCGCAGGGATAGTTCTTGGAGTACTGTTCTTGATAATAGTAGGAGTTTACGCATACATTATGACACAATTTCCTAAGGTAGACCCGGCACCCGACCTGGTAATAAATTCTACTCCGGAAATGATAGAGAGAGGAAAATATCTTGCTACGACGATGTACAGCTGTATCGACTGTCATTCTCAGCGTGACCCGGGTAAATTCATGATGCCTCTTATTCCCGGTACGGAAGGAATGGGCGGAATGGACATGGGCGAAGGCGCCGGGTTTGTTCCCGCAAGAAACATTACACAGGATAAAGAGACAGGTATAGGCAACTGGACTGACGGGGAGATATTCCGCGCAATAACCGTCGGTGTGGATAAGAACGGAGATCCACTGGCTCCAATGATGCCATATGGCTTATTCAGAGAACTGGACAGCACCGATCTTATTTCTATTATTGCATACATAAAAACTTTGAAACCGATCCACAACGAAGTGCCTGCTAAAAATCTTAACTTCCCTCTTAACCTGATCTTCAGGACGATACAGGGTCCGGCGGAATTAAAACCGAAGCCCGATCCCAATGATAAGATCGCTATGGGGCAATTTCTAGCAACACCATGCGTTTTCTGTCATACGCCGTCAGACCAGGGAGTGATGTTTCAAGACAGCCTGGTTGGAGGCGGTGTTCCGTTTACGCTTCCTAACGGAGGTTATGTATGGACAGCCAATATAACGCCGGACAATGAAACAGGAATCGGCAGTTGGACAAAGGAAATGTTCATTAAGAGATTCAAGGACGCAACCGATCCAAACACACATGTCGCGGTTAAAAATGAAGATTTCAACACAGTGATGCCGTGGACATTTTACGGTCAGATGACGGAAGAAGACCTGGGTCTGATCTATGATTATTTACGAACGGTAAAACCCATAAAACGGCAAATTGTAAAATATACACCGCCGACAAAATACTAA
- the fabD gene encoding ACP S-malonyltransferase — translation MSKIAFVFPGQGSQQVGMGKDLFDNNDTARELYLKADEISGLPLSEISFNGPADILKETQYTQPALFVNSYILTQLIGDKIKADYSAGHSLGEYTSFAYGGAFDFETGVKLVTRRGELMKDAGDKQKGTMAALIGLTYEQVYEICDKAEKATNGKVCDAANFNCPGQIVISGDVEAVHKGMEIAKGEPYNCRLAKELPVSGAFHSRLMVPIADELRISIEGAGINDSKVAVFSNVEAEPVTAKAGIEQCLYRQLYSPVKWEDSIRNMVNEGVSKFYEIGSGKVLTGLIKKIHPDAELFNISTLEDIQNL, via the coding sequence ATGTCAAAAATTGCATTTGTATTTCCAGGACAGGGTTCACAGCAGGTCGGGATGGGTAAAGACCTTTTTGATAACAATGACACCGCACGGGAATTATATTTAAAAGCAGACGAGATATCCGGACTGCCATTAAGTGAAATTTCTTTTAACGGTCCTGCAGATATATTAAAGGAAACACAGTACACACAGCCGGCACTGTTCGTTAATTCCTATATACTGACACAGCTGATCGGCGATAAGATAAAAGCAGATTATTCCGCGGGTCATTCACTGGGTGAATATACGTCATTCGCTTATGGCGGGGCGTTCGATTTCGAGACAGGAGTAAAGCTCGTAACACGACGCGGTGAGCTGATGAAAGATGCCGGTGATAAGCAAAAAGGAACGATGGCGGCGCTAATAGGGCTGACATATGAGCAGGTCTATGAGATCTGTGACAAAGCCGAGAAAGCTACAAACGGTAAGGTGTGTGATGCGGCGAATTTTAACTGTCCGGGACAGATAGTAATATCGGGCGACGTGGAGGCGGTTCATAAGGGGATGGAAATAGCCAAAGGCGAACCGTATAATTGCAGGCTGGCAAAGGAGCTTCCCGTGAGCGGGGCATTTCACTCAAGGCTCATGGTGCCGATAGCGGACGAGCTGAGAATCTCAATCGAAGGCGCAGGAATAAATGACAGCAAAGTGGCAGTATTTTCCAATGTAGAAGCGGAACCGGTAACGGCTAAAGCCGGAATAGAGCAGTGTCTCTACAGGCAACTATACTCCCCCGTTAAGTGGGAGGATTCGATACGAAACATGGTGAATGAAGGTGTAAGCAAATTTTATGAGATAGGTTCGGGGAAAGTGCTGACGGGACTTATTAAAAAGATACATCCGGATGCTGAGCTGTTTAATATTTCAACATTAGAAGACATACAGAACTTATAA
- the fabG gene encoding 3-oxoacyl-[acyl-carrier-protein] reductase: protein MSEFKDKVVIVTGGSRGIGKSIAELFNEEGAKVTVTYKNKIDADHFDKLGIKHAQCDVADLKAVTDFIDSVIKEHGQIDVLVNNAGVTKDGLLMRMSEDDWDLVIDTNLKGVFNLTKAVSRHMMSKRQGKIINMTSIVGIIGNAGQANYCASKAGVIGFTKATAKEFASRNININAVAPGFIETEMTQELSDEVKQNYLNSIPMKRMAKSDEVARLVKFLASDDAGYITGQVIQIDGGLAM from the coding sequence ATGTCAGAGTTTAAAGATAAAGTAGTAATCGTAACGGGCGGTTCAAGAGGTATAGGTAAATCCATCGCGGAATTATTTAACGAGGAAGGCGCAAAGGTAACCGTTACCTACAAAAACAAGATAGACGCGGACCACTTCGACAAGCTGGGCATAAAACATGCGCAGTGCGACGTGGCGGACCTGAAAGCAGTGACAGATTTCATCGACAGCGTGATAAAGGAACACGGGCAGATAGACGTACTGGTAAATAATGCCGGCGTCACAAAGGACGGTCTGCTGATGAGGATGAGCGAAGATGATTGGGATCTGGTGATCGATACGAATTTGAAGGGGGTGTTTAATTTAACGAAGGCGGTATCGCGCCACATGATGTCAAAAAGACAGGGAAAAATAATCAATATGACGTCGATAGTCGGTATTATCGGGAATGCCGGGCAGGCTAATTACTGCGCCTCAAAAGCCGGTGTTATCGGATTTACAAAGGCAACGGCGAAGGAATTTGCATCCAGGAACATCAATATTAACGCGGTTGCGCCTGGATTTATAGAAACAGAAATGACGCAGGAGCTTTCTGATGAGGTAAAGCAGAACTATCTGAACTCCATCCCGATGAAAAGAATGGCAAAATCGGATGAAGTAGCAAGGCTGGTGAAATTCCTGGCTTCAGACGACGCAGGATATATAACAGGACAGGTGATACAAATAGACGGCGGACTGGCAATGTAG
- a CDS encoding methylmalonyl-CoA mutase, whose protein sequence is MRAITRRVVINNRVLGKEIKQRKQEFKTDSEISLPAYLSKPDGDPPPNPGDYPYTRGVHETMYRSRLWTMRQYAGFGTAEESNRRYKYLIANGTTGLSVAFDLPTQIGYDSDDPMAEGEVGKVGVAIDSLEDMETLFEGIKLQDVTTSMTINATASLLLLMYVAIAKKQNADLSKISGTVQNDILKEYIARGTYIYPPKHSLRLITDLFSWCGENLPMWNTISISGYHIREAGSSAAQEVAFTLSDGIEYVRAAIRSGLDVDEFAGRLSFFFNAHNNFLEEIAKFRAARRIWAKIMKEKFDAKNENSMKLRFHAQTGGSTLSNHQIENNVVRVTVQALAAVLGGAQSLHTNGKDEALSLPTEEAVQTALRTQQILAYESGVADTVDPMGGSYFIEYMTNQMEEKVWEYINKIEDMGGSLKAIEANYQKSQIENNAYNFQKAVEEGKEIIVGVNKFASDIDEEIEILHIDETARKTQTEKLRKLREKRDNTKVKESLGKIRETAQTEENLLPYLLNAIESYATIGEISNTLRSVWGEYK, encoded by the coding sequence ATACGTGCTATCACAAGGCGAGTAGTAATCAATAACAGAGTTTTGGGAAAAGAAATAAAACAGCGCAAGCAAGAGTTTAAGACAGATTCGGAGATAAGTCTCCCCGCCTACCTTAGTAAACCGGACGGCGATCCCCCGCCCAATCCCGGAGATTATCCGTACACACGAGGCGTTCATGAAACCATGTACCGTTCACGGCTGTGGACGATGAGACAATACGCAGGCTTTGGCACGGCAGAGGAATCCAACCGGAGATATAAATACTTAATAGCGAACGGGACGACAGGGCTGTCGGTAGCATTCGATCTGCCGACTCAGATAGGATATGACAGCGATGATCCGATGGCTGAAGGCGAAGTAGGAAAAGTAGGCGTGGCAATAGATTCGCTCGAGGATATGGAGACATTATTCGAGGGAATTAAGCTACAGGACGTTACGACATCTATGACTATAAATGCCACGGCTTCATTATTACTGCTAATGTACGTAGCTATTGCAAAGAAACAGAACGCCGACCTTTCAAAGATCTCCGGCACGGTACAGAACGATATACTAAAGGAATACATAGCGCGCGGTACATATATTTATCCTCCGAAACATTCGCTGAGACTGATAACTGATCTATTTTCATGGTGCGGTGAGAACCTGCCCATGTGGAATACAATCTCAATAAGCGGTTACCATATACGGGAAGCCGGTTCGAGCGCGGCGCAGGAAGTTGCATTTACGCTTTCTGACGGGATAGAATACGTGAGAGCGGCAATCAGGTCGGGGCTGGACGTGGATGAGTTCGCCGGGCGATTGTCATTCTTTTTTAATGCACATAATAATTTTCTGGAGGAAATAGCTAAATTCAGGGCGGCGCGCAGGATATGGGCAAAGATAATGAAAGAGAAATTCGACGCTAAGAATGAGAACAGCATGAAGTTGAGATTTCATGCCCAAACAGGCGGTTCAACGCTCTCCAATCACCAGATAGAAAACAACGTAGTGAGAGTAACGGTACAGGCATTGGCGGCAGTGCTTGGAGGCGCGCAGTCGCTTCACACAAATGGTAAGGATGAAGCACTTTCGCTTCCTACCGAGGAAGCCGTGCAAACCGCACTCAGAACACAGCAGATACTTGCCTATGAAAGCGGTGTGGCTGATACGGTAGATCCTATGGGCGGATCGTATTTTATCGAATATATGACGAACCAGATGGAAGAAAAGGTCTGGGAATACATTAATAAGATAGAAGATATGGGGGGGTCGCTCAAGGCTATCGAAGCGAATTACCAGAAATCACAGATAGAGAATAATGCCTATAATTTCCAAAAAGCCGTAGAAGAAGGAAAAGAAATCATTGTGGGAGTTAACAAATTTGCTTCCGATATCGATGAGGAGATCGAGATACTTCATATAGACGAAACCGCAAGGAAGACGCAGACAGAGAAGTTGAGAAAATTAAGAGAGAAGAGAGATAACACCAAAGTAAAGGAATCCCTGGGTAAGATCAGAGAAACTGCACAAACGGAAGAGAACCTACTTCCCTACCTGCTAAATGCAATCGAATCGTACGCTACAATCGGCGAAATCTCCAATACTCTTCGCAGTGTCTGGGGAGAATACAAGTAG
- a CDS encoding SDR family oxidoreductase — protein MKDQNKIVWITGTTAGIGKALAVEFANAGHTVICSARRKGKLIQEVKAIEKSGGTAIAMHCDVSKEADVSRTVKNIIKKYGRIDALINNAGVTEFKLFTESTVKDFDNIIGVNLRGAFLCMKAVLPGMIKKKDGQIINILSVAAITTFEYSSIYAASKAGLKAMSEGIRKEIRKYNIKVTNIMPGATISPMWDKDFAERNKKRMMKAEDIARLTLDAFNQPKSLVTEDIVVRPIKGDV, from the coding sequence GTGAAAGATCAGAATAAAATAGTTTGGATAACCGGAACCACTGCCGGTATAGGAAAAGCACTCGCAGTGGAGTTTGCCAATGCAGGGCATACCGTGATATGTTCAGCACGTAGAAAAGGAAAGCTAATACAGGAGGTGAAAGCGATAGAAAAAAGCGGTGGGACGGCAATAGCGATGCACTGTGACGTTTCTAAGGAGGCGGACGTCTCTAGAACGGTCAAAAACATAATCAAGAAATACGGAAGGATAGATGCCCTGATAAATAATGCCGGAGTGACGGAATTTAAACTATTTACCGAATCTACAGTAAAGGATTTTGATAATATAATCGGAGTTAATTTAAGAGGAGCATTCCTATGTATGAAGGCGGTATTGCCCGGAATGATCAAAAAGAAAGACGGTCAGATTATCAATATACTTTCAGTGGCGGCTATAACAACATTTGAATACAGTTCAATCTACGCCGCATCTAAAGCGGGACTTAAAGCAATGTCCGAGGGAATAAGAAAGGAGATCAGGAAGTATAATATTAAAGTTACTAACATAATGCCAGGAGCAACAATAAGTCCAATGTGGGATAAGGATTTTGCTGAAAGAAATAAGAAAAGGATGATGAAAGCGGAAGATATTGCAAGGCTCACCTTGGATGCCTTCAATCAACCAAAATCTTTGGTGACTGAAGACATCGTAGTGAGACCAATTAAAGGAGACGTATGA
- a CDS encoding DUF2179 domain-containing protein has translation MAEIILGALFIMCLRIIDVSLATVRTLMIMQGRVGPSGAIGFVESTVWVIAISYVVQHLNNPWNILGYASGFAIGNMLGIVIEKRIGIGFIQTYIVSLKKAGEIAELLRKKNFGVTKLPGEGSSGNVSILMVLTLRRRQKELMSLIDHIDHTAFVSVNSATPSRGYMQRK, from the coding sequence ATGGCAGAGATAATTTTAGGCGCATTGTTCATAATGTGCCTCAGGATAATAGATGTTTCACTGGCTACGGTCAGGACACTTATGATAATGCAGGGCAGGGTTGGTCCATCCGGTGCAATAGGTTTTGTGGAATCAACAGTTTGGGTCATTGCCATTAGCTATGTAGTTCAGCATCTGAATAATCCCTGGAATATCCTCGGATATGCTTCCGGTTTTGCCATAGGTAATATGCTTGGAATTGTCATAGAAAAAAGGATCGGCATAGGATTTATACAAACATATATTGTCTCACTAAAGAAGGCAGGAGAGATAGCTGAGCTTCTTCGTAAGAAGAATTTTGGTGTTACTAAACTTCCCGGTGAAGGAAGCTCTGGTAATGTATCTATACTCATGGTACTCACACTCCGCAGAAGACAGAAAGAACTGATGAGTCTTATCGATCACATAGACCATACTGCGTTCGTCTCTGTGAATTCTGCTACACCTTCACGAGGGTATATGCAAAGGAAGTAA
- a CDS encoding histidinol-phosphate transaminase, translating to MIKVPDYIRELKPYVPGRSIEEIKKEYHLDTIHKLASNENPLGPSPKALKAMQDAFANVHRYPDIGAIALRTEIAERFNVEIDNVAVGNGSEGIMAVIMRAFLTPGDEIISSEATFIGFQVLVRGRANKCHYVPMPHDTYKFDLDAIANAITPKTKMIYLCNPNNPTGTIFTKEEFDVFIKKVPEDILVLLDEAYYEYAFGREGYPDSMDYRLDNIITLRTFSKAYGIAGIRVGYALAHRDLVEIIMKVKLPFEPGNVAQAGALASLEDTEFLAKTREINSTGYEYLTKEFTALGLKWFPSYANFILIDMGLEADVLTLNEELLEQGVIIRPLKPFGLPTCIRVTIGIRSENEFLVKALKNVL from the coding sequence ATGATCAAAGTACCCGATTATATTCGCGAGCTTAAACCGTATGTTCCCGGACGCTCTATTGAAGAGATAAAAAAAGAGTATCATCTTGATACTATCCATAAGCTTGCGTCTAACGAAAACCCGCTCGGTCCTTCACCCAAAGCCCTTAAAGCGATGCAGGATGCATTCGCAAATGTCCACCGCTATCCCGATATTGGCGCGATTGCCCTGCGTACCGAGATTGCAGAAAGGTTTAACGTAGAGATTGATAATGTTGCTGTCGGGAATGGTAGCGAAGGTATAATGGCTGTTATTATGAGGGCATTCTTAACGCCCGGTGATGAGATCATCTCATCGGAAGCCACGTTCATCGGCTTCCAAGTGTTGGTACGTGGCAGAGCAAATAAATGCCACTACGTCCCTATGCCCCATGACACGTATAAATTCGACCTCGATGCAATAGCCAATGCGATTACACCAAAGACAAAAATGATTTACCTGTGCAATCCCAATAACCCGACAGGTACTATCTTTACGAAAGAAGAATTTGATGTATTTATTAAGAAGGTACCTGAAGATATTCTTGTGCTTCTTGATGAAGCGTATTATGAATATGCATTTGGGCGAGAGGGGTATCCGGATTCGATGGATTACCGGCTGGATAATATCATTACATTACGTACATTTTCAAAAGCATACGGTATAGCCGGCATAAGGGTAGGGTATGCGCTCGCTCACAGAGACCTCGTTGAAATAATAATGAAAGTGAAACTTCCCTTTGAGCCTGGTAATGTTGCGCAGGCAGGAGCACTTGCTTCACTGGAAGATACGGAATTTCTTGCTAAAACCCGCGAAATAAATAGTACCGGGTATGAGTATCTTACGAAGGAGTTCACTGCGCTCGGATTAAAATGGTTTCCTTCTTATGCTAATTTTATCCTGATCGATATGGGGCTGGAGGCAGATGTGCTTACACTGAATGAGGAGTTACTGGAGCAAGGGGTGATCATACGCCCATTGAAACCGTTCGGATTACCGACGTGTATACGCGTTACGATCGGTATTCGATCGGAGAATGAATTTCTGGTAAAAGCCCTTAAAAATGTTCTTTAA
- the sdhC gene encoding succinate dehydrogenase, cytochrome b556 subunit: MSELDSSAESARKIKTYDQRQWIKENLSYKKDTGSKAWILHRITGVALIGYLFLHIYSISPLTQGRVAFDEHIKVYTTPFFMVMEWFLFAFVLFHSLNGIRIVLVDWADGARYHRQLYWISWVAGIILFFAMGALMFSYELKQLF, from the coding sequence ATGTCCGAATTAGACAGTTCAGCAGAATCAGCCCGAAAAATCAAAACATACGACCAGCGCCAATGGATAAAGGAAAATCTTTCTTACAAGAAAGATACCGGTAGCAAAGCATGGATATTACACAGGATCACCGGAGTCGCGCTTATTGGTTATCTGTTTCTACATATATATTCAATCAGCCCGCTAACACAGGGAAGAGTCGCATTCGATGAACATATAAAGGTATATACAACGCCGTTTTTTATGGTAATGGAATGGTTCTTATTTGCATTCGTACTTTTTCACTCATTAAACGGGATAAGAATAGTACTTGTTGATTGGGCAGACGGAGCCAGGTATCACAGGCAGTTATACTGGATATCATGGGTAGCCGGGATAATATTATTTTTTGCCATGGGAGCATTGATGTTTTCCTATGAATTAAAGCAATTATTTTAA
- the sdhD gene encoding succinate dehydrogenase, hydrophobic membrane anchor protein, giving the protein MYKYKGTKDSGGRSWLMQRVTGLALVVLMVGHYVLMHYTPESGHTYDAVLGRMQYSWYRIIDIVFVTLAMYHGLNGIWGIFRDYNLKPWQSYAIVSALIVFGAAFVAWGYVIIFSIPYVNTGVAIVGP; this is encoded by the coding sequence ATGTATAAATACAAAGGTACAAAAGATTCGGGCGGAAGAAGCTGGCTGATGCAGAGGGTTACCGGTCTTGCACTGGTGGTATTAATGGTAGGACACTACGTACTGATGCATTACACCCCGGAATCGGGTCATACATATGACGCGGTACTAGGTAGAATGCAGTATTCATGGTACAGAATAATAGATATTGTATTTGTAACTCTAGCAATGTATCACGGACTTAACGGAATATGGGGTATATTCAGGGATTATAACTTAAAACCATGGCAAAGTTATGCTATAGTATCCGCTTTGATAGTATTCGGGGCGGCATTTGTTGCATGGGGATATGTAATAATTTTTTCAATTCCCTACGTCAATACAGGTGTTGCAATTGTTGGTCCTTAA
- a CDS encoding histone H1, translating into MEKLQQIREILDGMQKDIEKFYDKGQNAAGTRIRKELNNIRKLAAEMRKEIQDVRNSRKG; encoded by the coding sequence ATGGAAAAATTGCAGCAAATCAGAGAAATTCTTGATGGAATGCAAAAAGATATTGAAAAATTCTATGACAAGGGGCAAAACGCCGCCGGTACCAGAATTCGTAAAGAATTAAACAATATCAGAAAATTGGCAGCCGAAATGCGAAAAGAGATTCAGGACGTAAGAAACAGCAGAAAGGGTTAA